The Sylvia atricapilla isolate bSylAtr1 chromosome 5, bSylAtr1.pri, whole genome shotgun sequence genome includes a window with the following:
- the NTF3 gene encoding neurotrophin-3 has translation MVTPTTILQVNKVMSILFYVIFLAYLRGIQSSNMDQRSLPEDSINSLIIKLIQADILKNKLSKQMVDIKENYQNTAQKTDSQQDMDGEENVKSDFQPVISVDTDLLRQQRRYNSPRVLLSDNTPLEPPPLYLMEDYIGNSVVVNRTSRRKRYAEHRGHRGEYSVCDSESLWVTDKSSAIDIRGHQVTVLGEIKTGNSPVKQYFYETRCKEAKPVKNGCRGIDDKHWNSQCKTSQTYVRALTSENNKLVGWRWIRIDTSCVCALSRKIGRT, from the coding sequence ATCTTACAGGTGAACAAGGTGATGTCCATCTTGTTTTATGTGATATTTCTCGCTTACCTTCGTGGCATCCAATCTTCCAACATGGATCAAAGGAGTTTGCCAGAAGATTCAATAAATTCTCTTATTATTAAACTCATCCAggcagacattttaaaaaacaagcttTCTAAGCAGATGGTAGACATTAAGGAAAACTATCAAAACACAGCGCAGAAAACAGACAGTCAGCAAGACATGGACGGGGAGGAAAATGTGAAATCAGACTTCCAGCCAGTTATCTCAGTGGATACAGATCTCTTGAGGCAGCAGAGACGCTACAACTCACCCCGAGTCCTCCTCAGTGACAACACGCCTCTGGAGCCACCACCGCTGTATCTCATGGAGGATTACATCGGGAATTCCGTGGTGGTGAACAGAACCTCCCGGCGGAAGAGGTACGCGGAGCACAGGGGCCACCGAGGAGAATACTCCGTTTGTGACAGCGAAAGTTTGTGGGTCACGGACAAATCCTCTGCCATTGACATCAGGGGACACCAGGTGACTGTTCTGGGAGAAATTAAGACGGGCAACTCTCCAGTAAAGCAATACTTTTACGAGACGAGGTGTAAAGAGGCCAAGCCCGTGAAAAACGGCTGCCGCGGCATTGACGACAAGCACTGGAACTCCCAATGCAAGACATCCCAAACTTATGTCAGAGCACTGActtcagaaaacaacaaactgGTGGGCTGGAGGTGGATAAGGATAGACACCTCCTGCGTGTGCGCCTTGTCCAGGAAAATAGGAAGAACATAA